The genomic stretch TCATCGCGGTCGGCGGGGTCACGTCCGAGGCCGACGTCCAGGCCCGGATCGCCGCCGGGGCCACGCTGGTGCAGGGCTACACGGCGTTCCTCTACGAGGGACCGACCTGGGCGATGCGCATCAACCGGCTGCGGCGGAAGCGTCTGCGGCGTCGCTGAGGCCGCGCCTGGCAAGTGTCCCGACGGCGGCGCGTCGGAGGTCCGGCCCGCGGTCGGCGAGACGCCTCGTCGTCCCTGGAACGCCGTGGTGTGGATGAGACGCTGCCGGATCCGGCGGCGTCGTGCGCACTCGGCGGCGTCCCGACGGGAGGTCCGTGGCGGGGCCGACACGTTCCTCCCGTCCGGCAGGTGGGCGGTCCCGTCCGGCAGGTGGCGGCGAGACGTGGCCCACCCCGCACACACGACGAAGCGCCGCCGACCCGGAGGTCGACGGCGCTCGTGACTGATGAGGTCAGAGGGTCGGGTGCTGCCCGCGCTTGACCTGCGGCTTCGGTAGGCGGAGGAACCGCAGCTGCCACGCCCGCGTCAGGATGTAGAGGAAGTTGCCGCGCTGGAAGTCCTGTCCGGCCGCCGTGAGCTTGCGACGCAGCATGAACCAGAGGACCGCGCAGTCGAGGACGAACAGCAGCACGAACGCCCAGACGAACAGCAGGGAGTACGAGGCGGCAGCGGTCTGTGCGGCGATGAACCCGACGAGCAGGAACAGGATGAGCACCGGCATCATGACCTCTCCCACGTTCCAGCGGGCGTCGATCGTGTTGCGGATGAACCGGCGCTGTTCACCGCGGTCCTTCGCCGGCAGGTAGCGCTCTTCGCCGTTCGCCATGCCGACGCGGGCACGCTCGCGGTCGCTGTTGAGGCGGGTCCGCGCGGCCTTCTTGTCCGCCGGGGTGTTGCCGACGATGGGACGCTTGTTGGCGGCTTCGCGTTCGCGGCGCGACGGCGTGGGGCGACCCTTGCCGTGCGCGACGAGCTCGTCGTCGGCCGGGTTCACGGTCACGTTGGTCTTGGGGGTTGCCTTCGCCACGGTCGTTCCTAACGGCGCTCTGCGTGCTGGACGTCCTCTAGATTACCGGCCATGACCGACACCGAGAAGCACGCCTCCGCAGCCGGGCCCCAGGCACCCGCGACCGACCCCGCTCTGCTGGACGCGCTGCGCGAGCACGTGCAGGGCGCGCTGCCCGCCACGATCGCCGACCTCTCCGCGCTCGTGCGCATCCCGTCGGTGTCCTGGTCGGCCTTCGACCCGGCGCACGTGCGTCGGAACGCGGAGGCCGTGGCCGAGCTGGTGCGCTCCACCGAGGTCTTCGACGAGGTCCGGATCCTGCGGTCCGCGGTCGAGGGCGACACGCCCGCCGACGCCGACACGGTCGCGCCGGGGGAGGAGACCGTCGAGCTCGGGCAGCCAGCCGTCCTGGCGGTCCGTCCGGCGCGGAACGGCAAGCCGACCGTGATGCTCTACGCGCACCACGACGTGCAGCCCCAGGGCGACGACGCCCTGTGGGAGACGCCGCCGTTCGAGCCGACCCTCCGCGGCGACCGCCTGTACGGGCGCGGTGCCTCGGACGACAAGGCCGGCGTGATGACGCACGTCGCCGCGCTCCGGGCCGTGCACGCGCAGTTCGGCGACGACCTGGGCGTCGGCATCGTCCTGTTCATCGAGGGCGAGGAGGAGTTCGGCTCCCGCTCGTTCCGCACCTTCCTGCGCGAGCAGCGGGAGCACCTGGCCGCCGACGTCATCGTCGTCGCGGACAGCGACAACTGGTCGACCGAGGTCCCGGCGATCACCGTCTCCCTCCGTGGCAACACCACGTTCAAGCTCACGGTGACGACGCTCGAGCACGCCAGCCACAGCGGCATGTACGGCGGTGCGGCTCCGGACGCGATGATGCCGATGGTCCGCCTCCTGGCCTCGCTGCACGACGACGACGGCGCGGTCGCAGTGGCCGGGCTGACGGCACACGACGCCCCGGTGCCCGAACGGTCCGAGGCGGACTTCGCGACCGAGGCGGCCCTGGTCGCGGGTGCCCGCCCGGTCGGCAACGGTCCGGTCCTGTCGCGGATGTGGTTCCAGCCGTCGATCACGGTCACGGGCCTCGACGTCCCGAGCGTCGCGAACGCCTCGAACACCCTGATCCCGACGGTCGCCGCGCGGGTGTCGGTCCGGGTCGCCCCGGGTCAGGCCGCGACGGACGCCTTCGCCGCGGTGGAGGCCCACCTGCGTCAGCACGTCCCCTTCGGTGCCCGCATGGAGATCACCGAGGTCGACGCGGGCGACGGCTTCCTGGTCGACGCCACCGGCTGGGCCGTCCAGGAGGCCCGCACGGCGATGTCCGAGGGCTGGGGTGCCGACCCCGTGGAGCAGGGCATCGGCGGCTCGATCCCGTTCGTGTCGGACCTGGCCGCCGAGTTCCCCGAGGCGCAGATCCTGGTCACCGGCGTCGAGGACCCCGACACGCGGGCGCACAGCCCGAACGAGTCCCAGCACCTGGGCGTGCTGCACCGCGCGATCGTCTCGGAGGCGATCCTCCTGGCGCGTCTGCAGGGCCGGGCGTGACGGTCGTCCTCCGGGGCCCGTCCTCCACAGGTCCTGGATCCGGACCCCGTCGGTCGGTGCGCGTGCTTAGAATCGACGCGACGGCCGGTGAACGACACCGCCAGCAAGGGAGACGTCGATGAGCGACACCATCACGACCGAAGCAGCGACCGATGCCGAGTCGCACGGTGTGCTGCTGAGCGACGCGGCCTCGGCGAAGGTCGCCAGCCTGCTCAAGCAGGAAGGGCGCGACGACCTGCGCCTCCGCCTCGCCGTCCAGCCCGGCGGGTGCTCGGGCCTCATCTACCAGCTCTACTTCGACGAGCGCCTGCTCGACGGTGACGCCACGGCCGAGTTCGACGGGGTCGAGGTCGTCGTCGACAAGATGAGCGTGCCGTACCTCGACGGCGCCACGATCGACTTCGAGGACACGATCCAGAAGCAGGGCTTCACCATCGACAACCCCAACGCGCAGGGCTCCTGCGCGTGTGGCGACAGCTTCCACTGAGCGCCCGACCAACCGCTCGCCGGTCCTCCGCACACGCGGGGGAGGGGCGACACGCGAACGGGGAGTGACCGACATGGTCACTCCCCGTTCGCGTTCCTGCATATCGGTCCCGGCGCAGATCGTCGTGGACATCCTCGAGGAAGCGGATGACCAGGGGAAACCGCCGCTCGCAGTGCCGTTTCCGTCCACAACGCGTGTCGGTTGTGCGCTCGGTGTCGATGGCTGCGAGTAGGCTAGGAGTGTTCCAACCAAGCTGGGAGTCACCCACGCGTCAGCCCCACGGCTGACCTCGGTGCTCGTCGACGGGGTCACCGTCGGCGCCGGTCGCACGACGACCGGTTCCCGGGCCACGTCTTTCCGAGAGGTAACAGTGCGTTCGAATCGCCGTATACGTTGGGCGGCCGTGCCGGTGGCCGTCGGTCTGGTCATCGCACTGGCTGGCTGCACGCAGCAGCAGATGAACGGATGGCTCCCGGGCACGGAGCAGACGAAGGACGTCACCAACCACACGAGCCGCATCGTCGGTCTGTGGACGACGAGCTGGATCGTGCTGCTCGCCGTGGGTCTGATCGTCTGGGGCCTGATCATCTGGGCCGCGATCGTCTACCGCCGCCGGAAGGGCCAGACCGGCCTGCCCGTGCAGATGCGGTACAACATGCCGCTCGAGATCTTCTACACGATCGTGCCGCTGATCCTCGTCCTCGGCTTCTTCGCCTTCACCGCGAAGGACCAGGAAGCGATCGAGAAGCCGTTCGCACAGCCCGATGCCACCGTGCACGTCTACGGCAAGCGCTGGGGCTGGGACTTCAACTACATCGACAAGAGCAACCCGAAGGAAAGCGTCTACTACCAGGGCATCCAGGCCCAGGAAGAAGAGAACGGTGGCGGCGCCATCGACGAGTCGCTCCTCCCGACGCTGTACCTGCCGGTGGGCAAGAAGGTCGAGATCGAGCTCAGCTCTCGCGACGTCAACCACTCCTTCTGGGTCATCGACTTCCTCTACAAGAAGGACATGCTCCCGGGCCGGACGAACTACGAGTACTTCATCCCGGAGAAGGAAGGCACCTACCAGGGCAAGTGCGCCGAGCTCTGCGGTGAGTACCACTCCCTCATGCTCTTCCAGGTGAAGGTCGTGTCGCAGGCGAAGTACGACGACTACCTCGCGTCCCTCAAGGACCAGGGCAAGGTCGGTCTGCTCGGCAACGAGTACGACACCAACACGAACCAGCCGAACAACGAGACGCCTGCCGAGGCGTCCAGCGAGAAGAAGTAAGGGCGCGTCTCAATGACAACGTCATTCGTCGGCCAGGCGACAACCAGGCCTTCGACGCCGGACTTCCAGGCATCGAGGGTCGGTCGCAAGGGCAACATCATCGTCCGGTGGGCGACCTCCACCGACCACAAGACGATCGGGTACATGTACCTGATCACCTCGTTCCTCTACTTCCTGCTCGCCGGCATCATGGCGCTCGTCATCCGTGCGCAGCTGTTCGAGCCGGGGCTGCAGGTCGTCGCGACCAAGGAGCAGTACAACCAGCTCTTCACGATGCACGGCACGATCATGCTGCTGATGTTCGCGACGCCGCTGTTCTCCGGCTTCGCGAACGCGATCATGCCGCTGCAGATCGGTGCACCGGACGTGGCCTTCCCGCGTCTGAACGGCCTGGCCTTCTGGATGTACTTCTTCGGCAGCGCGATCGCCGTCGGTGGCTTCCTCACCCCGCAGGGTGCGGCCTCGTTCGGGTGGTTCGCCTACGCGCCACTGAGCGACACGACGTTCACACCAGGGCTCGGCGGCACGTTGTGGGTCTTCGGGCTCGGCATGACCGGCTTCTCGACCATCCTCGGTGCGGTCAACTTCATCACCACGATCATCACGATGCGTGCCCCGGGCATGACGATGTTCCGCATGTCGATCTTCACGTGGAACGTGCTCGTCACGAGCCTCCTCGTGCTGATGGCCTTCCCGGTCCTCGCTGCCGCACTGTTCGGCCTCGGTCTCGACCGCGTGTTCGACGCGCAGATCTTCAACCCGGCCAACGGCGGTGCCCTGCTCTGGCAGCACCTGTTCTGGTTCTTCGGGCACCCCGAGGTCTACATCATCGCCCTGCCGTTCTTCGGCATCGTGTCCGAGGTCTTCCCGGTGTTCAGCCGCAAGCCGATCTTCGGGTACAAGACCCTCGTCTACGCGACCATCACCATCGCGGCCCTCTCGGTCACGGTGTGGGCGCACCACATGTACGTCACCGGTGGCGTCCTGCTGCCTTGGTTCTCGCTGATGACGATGCTCATCGCGGTCCCGACCGGCGTGAAGATCTTCAACTGGGTCGGCACCATGTGGCGCGGTTCGGTCACCTTCGAGACCCCGATCCTCTGGGCCATCGGGTTCCTCGTGACCTTCACCTTCGGTGGTCTCACCGGCGTGATCCTGGCGTCGCCGCCGCTCGACTTCCACGTGTCCGACACGTACTTCGTCGTCGCGCACTTCCACTACGTGGTCTTCGGCACCGTCGTGTTCGCGATGTTCTCCGGCTTCTACTTCTGGTGGCCGAAGTTCACCGGCAAGATGCTCAACGAGCGCCTCGGCAAGATCCACTTCTGGCTGCTGTTCGTCGGCTTCCACACCACGTTCCTGATCCAGCACTGGCTGGGCGTCGTGGGCATGCCCCGTCGGTACGCGACCTACCTGCCGAACGACGGCTTCACCTGGATGAACCAGGTGTCGACGATCGGCTCGATGATCCTCGGCATCTCGTTCCTGCCGTTCATCTTCAACGTCTACGTCACCGCGCGGAACGCCCCGAAGGTGGCCGTCAACGACCCGTGGGGCTACGGCCGCTCGCTCGAGTGGGCGACCTCCTGCCCGCCGCCGCGGCACAACTTCACCTCGATCCCGCGGATCCGTTCCGAGTCCCCGGCGTTCGACCTGAACCACCCCGAGGCCGGCGTGCCGGTCGGTGTGGGTCCGGCGAAGGACGCACCTGACGCTCCGACCTACGACGCCGCGAAGGGCCAGGTGAAGTAGCAGCCATGCGCGCCAACACCAATCTGTTCTGGATCCTGTTCGTCTTCTTCGTGCTCGCGGACGCCGCGTACACGATCTGGTCGATGATCTACTACGGCTCCGTCGAGTGGGTCGGCACCCTGTCGATCGGCCTGACCGGCATCATGTCCGCCTTCATCGCCTTCTACCTGGGCCGCGTCATGTCGGCGCAAGGCGGGGTGCTGCCCGAGGACCGTCAGGACGCCAACATCGAGGACGGCGACGCCGAGCTCGGGCACTTCAGCCCGTGGTCGTGGTGGCCGCTGTTCCTCGCCGCGGCGATCGCGCTCGTGTTCCTCGGGGTCGCAGCTGGTCTCTGGATCGTGCCGATCGGCCTCGTGCTCGTCGCGATCACGCTCGTGGGCTGGGTCTACGAGTACTACCGCGGCAACTTCGGGCACTGACCCACGCCACACACGCTTCGGGCGGCACCATCTCGGTGCCGCCCGAACTGCGTCCGGGGCAGGCGGATCGCCGCCACCGGACGCGTGCATCGAACAACATCTGGAACGGTCCGGGAATCTCCCGGGCACGATGGACCTTGGCTCCTGAGGACCGCATGACCGCGGCCGCAGGTCCTGCGGACCGTCCACAAGCGAAAGGAGTCACCTCCGGTGACTGACAAGCGCACGCTCATCATCTTCGGCGCGACCGGCGACCTCGCCTCACGCCTCCTCCTGCCGGGTCTCGGGACCTTCCTGCAGAGCGGCCGCTCCGTCCCGGTCCAGCTCATCGGCACGGGCCGTAGCGCCCGCAGCGAGGAGCAGTGGAAGGACGTCGTCACGAAGTCGTTCGCGTCGCAGGACGTCGCGGGCGCGGAGGTCGACGCGACCATCGAGTCGACGAAGTTCATCCAGGGCGACCCGACCGACCCCGAGCACCTGAAGGCCCTGCTCGACGCCGCCGAGGCCGAGCCGATCCTCTACTTCGCGCTGCCGCCGCAGATCGCGTCCGACATCTGCGAGGCGCTCCAGCACGTCGAGCTGCCCGAGGGCACCACCCTGGCGTTCGAGAAGCCGTTCGGCACCGACGTCGCCAGCGCCGAGGCACTCAACAAGACGGTCCTCGAGCTCGTCCCGGAAGAGCGCGTGCACCGCACCGACCACTTCCTCGGCCGCACCACGGTCCTCAACATCATCGGTCTGCGCTTCGCGAACCGCATGTTCGAGCCGATCTGGAACGCCGACAACATCGAGAAGGTCGACGTCTTCTACGACGAGACCCTGGGCCTCGAGAACCGCGCGCAGTACTACGACGAGGCCGGCGCCCTGGTCGACATGATCCAGTCGCACCTGCTCCAGATCCTGGCGCTCGTGACGATGGACGCCCCGGCAGCGATCGACTCGGTCGAGTTCCGTTCGTCGCTGGCGCGCGTGCTCCGCTCGACGCGCCTCAAGGGCGACGACGCGACCATCGCCTCCCGCCGCGCGGTCTACACCGCCGGCACGATCGACGGCAAGGACCTGCCGTCGTACCAGCAGGAGGACGGGGTGGACCCGTCGCGCGAGACCGAGACCCTGGCCGAGATCGAGGTCGAGGTCGACACCGCCCGTTGGGCCGGCGTCCCCTTCACCCTCCGCTCCGGCAAGGCGCTCGGCGCCAGCCGCAAGGAGGTCCTCATCACCTTCAAGCCCGTGACGCGCCTGCCCTCCGGCCTGTCCGGTCGGCCGAAGGCGGACACGCTGCGCATCGTCCTCAACCCGGACGAGATCGAGCTGTCGGTCTCGGCCAACGGCGGCGGCAACCCGTTCGAGATGGGCCAGGTCACCCTGTCGTCCTCGTTCGACGACGGCGAGCTCACCCCCTACGGCGAGGTCCTCAACGGCATCTTCCACGACGACCCGCTGCTCTCCATCCGCGGCGACGTCGCTGAGCGCTGCTGGGAGATCGTCGAGCCGGTCGTGAACGCCTGGAAGTCCGGTGCGGTCCCGCTCGAGGAGTACCGCGCGGGTTCGCGCGGCCCGGCCGAGTGGGTCAGCTCGTCCTGACCGACGCGACCACCGCATGACGGGAGGCCCGGTACCAGCTGGTACCGGGCCTCCCGTCCGTCGTGGCGCACCACGTGCGTGACCGCGCCGGCGTCAGGCCGGTCCGCCGGCCCGCTCGCCGGCACCGCTGACGCTCCAGGTGCCGCCGCCGTGTTGTGCCGCCCGGGTCCGGTGCCCGGCCGCTGCCCCCTTCGCCCGTGCGATCGCGTCGGCCGCGGTGACGAGCGTCAGGTGCGAGAGCGCCTGCGGGGTGTTGCCGATGTGGTGGCCGGTCGCGACGTCGATCTCCTCGGACAGCATCCCGACGTCGTTCGCGAACCCGACGAGGACGTCCATGAGCCGTTCCGCGTCCTCGACCCGCCCCGAGCCGGCGTACTGCTCGACCAGCCAGAACGAGCAGGCCAGGAACGGGTGTTCCGCGCCGCTGAGTCCGTCGAAGCCGGAGGACGTCCGGTACCGGAGCAGCAGCCCGTCGTCGCCGACCCGCAGGTCCTGCTCGATGGCGGCCACCGTCCCGAGCATCCGCGGGTCGTCCGGCTTGCAAAAGCCGATCTGGGGGAGCACGAGCAGGCTCGCGTCGACCTCGTCGGTGTCGTAGTGCTGGCGGTACGCGCCCCGCTCGGCGTTCCAGCCGTGCTCCTCGATCTCGGCCCGGACCTGGTCGCGCAGGGTGCGCCAACGCTCCACCGGCCCCTCCAGGCCGAACACCTCGCACGCGGCGACCCCGCGGTCGAAGGCGGCCCAGATCATCGCGCGCGAGTGGGTGAAGTGCCGTCGCGGTCCGCGCATCTCCCAGATGCCGTTGTCGGGCTCCTGCCAGTGCGCCTCGACGTGGCTGAGGAGGGCGCGCTGCAGCGACCAGGAGGCGCCGCTCTCCTCGACACCGAGTTCGCGGGCGTCGTGCAGGGCCGCCAGGACCTCGCCGAAGACGTCGCCCTGGTACTGCGTGTACGCCCCGTTGCCGACGCGGACGGGCTTCGAGTCGGCGTACCCGGACAGGTGGTCGAGCGTGCGTTCGGGCAACTCCCGCTCGCCGGCGATGCCGTACATGATCTGCACGTCGTCCGGGTCGCCGGCGATCGCCCGGAGCAG from Curtobacterium sp. MCLR17_032 encodes the following:
- a CDS encoding DUF3043 domain-containing protein, with translation MAKATPKTNVTVNPADDELVAHGKGRPTPSRREREAANKRPIVGNTPADKKAARTRLNSDRERARVGMANGEERYLPAKDRGEQRRFIRNTIDARWNVGEVMMPVLILFLLVGFIAAQTAAASYSLLFVWAFVLLFVLDCAVLWFMLRRKLTAAGQDFQRGNFLYILTRAWQLRFLRLPKPQVKRGQHPTL
- a CDS encoding dipeptidase — translated: MTDTEKHASAAGPQAPATDPALLDALREHVQGALPATIADLSALVRIPSVSWSAFDPAHVRRNAEAVAELVRSTEVFDEVRILRSAVEGDTPADADTVAPGEETVELGQPAVLAVRPARNGKPTVMLYAHHDVQPQGDDALWETPPFEPTLRGDRLYGRGASDDKAGVMTHVAALRAVHAQFGDDLGVGIVLFIEGEEEFGSRSFRTFLREQREHLAADVIVVADSDNWSTEVPAITVSLRGNTTFKLTVTTLEHASHSGMYGGAAPDAMMPMVRLLASLHDDDGAVAVAGLTAHDAPVPERSEADFATEAALVAGARPVGNGPVLSRMWFQPSITVTGLDVPSVANASNTLIPTVAARVSVRVAPGQAATDAFAAVEAHLRQHVPFGARMEITEVDAGDGFLVDATGWAVQEARTAMSEGWGADPVEQGIGGSIPFVSDLAAEFPEAQILVTGVEDPDTRAHSPNESQHLGVLHRAIVSEAILLARLQGRA
- a CDS encoding iron-sulfur cluster assembly accessory protein yields the protein MSDTITTEAATDAESHGVLLSDAASAKVASLLKQEGRDDLRLRLAVQPGGCSGLIYQLYFDERLLDGDATAEFDGVEVVVDKMSVPYLDGATIDFEDTIQKQGFTIDNPNAQGSCACGDSFH
- the coxB gene encoding cytochrome c oxidase subunit II, producing the protein MRSNRRIRWAAVPVAVGLVIALAGCTQQQMNGWLPGTEQTKDVTNHTSRIVGLWTTSWIVLLAVGLIVWGLIIWAAIVYRRRKGQTGLPVQMRYNMPLEIFYTIVPLILVLGFFAFTAKDQEAIEKPFAQPDATVHVYGKRWGWDFNYIDKSNPKESVYYQGIQAQEEENGGGAIDESLLPTLYLPVGKKVEIELSSRDVNHSFWVIDFLYKKDMLPGRTNYEYFIPEKEGTYQGKCAELCGEYHSLMLFQVKVVSQAKYDDYLASLKDQGKVGLLGNEYDTNTNQPNNETPAEASSEKK
- the ctaD gene encoding cytochrome c oxidase subunit I, giving the protein MTTSFVGQATTRPSTPDFQASRVGRKGNIIVRWATSTDHKTIGYMYLITSFLYFLLAGIMALVIRAQLFEPGLQVVATKEQYNQLFTMHGTIMLLMFATPLFSGFANAIMPLQIGAPDVAFPRLNGLAFWMYFFGSAIAVGGFLTPQGAASFGWFAYAPLSDTTFTPGLGGTLWVFGLGMTGFSTILGAVNFITTIITMRAPGMTMFRMSIFTWNVLVTSLLVLMAFPVLAAALFGLGLDRVFDAQIFNPANGGALLWQHLFWFFGHPEVYIIALPFFGIVSEVFPVFSRKPIFGYKTLVYATITIAALSVTVWAHHMYVTGGVLLPWFSLMTMLIAVPTGVKIFNWVGTMWRGSVTFETPILWAIGFLVTFTFGGLTGVILASPPLDFHVSDTYFVVAHFHYVVFGTVVFAMFSGFYFWWPKFTGKMLNERLGKIHFWLLFVGFHTTFLIQHWLGVVGMPRRYATYLPNDGFTWMNQVSTIGSMILGISFLPFIFNVYVTARNAPKVAVNDPWGYGRSLEWATSCPPPRHNFTSIPRIRSESPAFDLNHPEAGVPVGVGPAKDAPDAPTYDAAKGQVK
- a CDS encoding cytochrome c oxidase subunit 4 encodes the protein MRANTNLFWILFVFFVLADAAYTIWSMIYYGSVEWVGTLSIGLTGIMSAFIAFYLGRVMSAQGGVLPEDRQDANIEDGDAELGHFSPWSWWPLFLAAAIALVFLGVAAGLWIVPIGLVLVAITLVGWVYEYYRGNFGH
- a CDS encoding glucose-6-phosphate dehydrogenase, whose product is MTDKRTLIIFGATGDLASRLLLPGLGTFLQSGRSVPVQLIGTGRSARSEEQWKDVVTKSFASQDVAGAEVDATIESTKFIQGDPTDPEHLKALLDAAEAEPILYFALPPQIASDICEALQHVELPEGTTLAFEKPFGTDVASAEALNKTVLELVPEERVHRTDHFLGRTTVLNIIGLRFANRMFEPIWNADNIEKVDVFYDETLGLENRAQYYDEAGALVDMIQSHLLQILALVTMDAPAAIDSVEFRSSLARVLRSTRLKGDDATIASRRAVYTAGTIDGKDLPSYQQEDGVDPSRETETLAEIEVEVDTARWAGVPFTLRSGKALGASRKEVLITFKPVTRLPSGLSGRPKADTLRIVLNPDEIELSVSANGGGNPFEMGQVTLSSSFDDGELTPYGEVLNGIFHDDPLLSIRGDVAERCWEIVEPVVNAWKSGAVPLEEYRAGSRGPAEWVSSS